From a region of the Zingiber officinale cultivar Zhangliang chromosome 4B, Zo_v1.1, whole genome shotgun sequence genome:
- the LOC121977385 gene encoding NAC domain-containing protein 92-like: MDLRYIESTLPAGFRFCPSDEELLCYYLQKKVTNERASQGTMVEVDLHTHEPWELPEAAKLNKNEWYFFSFRDRKYATGWRSNRATKSGYWKATGRDRTVCDPKRRESVGMRKTLVFYEGRAPNGKKTNWIMHEFRLEGLHTPPKEDWVLCRVFHKKKGDPVKYKSENEQEMINPGNSSCFSSVYMDLDLSPPHHHHDQQMPDSRACHGHATTSAFPALLPQQQEEGIKPSTLLDLAWLHYDFLESKGSGEDGGLLFDMGLDEEHDREQLVEAAGLMDDNFGASSGVVVQGGNYCDAQAF; encoded by the exons ATGGATTTAAGGTACATTGAGTCGACTCTGCCGGCCGGGTTCAGGTTCTGCCCCAGCGACGAGGAGCTTCTGTGCTACTACTTGCAGAAGAAGGTGACTAATGAGAGGGCTTCTCAAGGAACCATGGTGGAAGTGGATTTGCACACTCACGAGCCATGGGAGCTTCCAG AGGCGGCGAAGCTGAACAAGAACGAGTGGTATTTCTTCAGCTTTCGCGATCGGAAGTACGCTACAGGGTGGCGATCCAACCGAGCGACCAAAAGCGGATACTGGAAAGCGACGGGGAGAGATCGAACGGTTTGCGATCCCAAGCGCCGTGAGAGCGTCGGGATGAGGAAGACATTAGTGTTCTACGAAGGGAGGGCTCCCAACGGGAAGAAGACCAACTGGATCATGCATGAATTCAGACTGGAAGGGCTGCACACGCCACCCAAG GAAGACTGGGTGCTCTGCAGAGTATTTCACAAGAAGAAAGGGGATCCAGTGAAGTACAAGTCGGAGAATGAGCAGGAGATGATTAATCCCGGCAACTCGAGCTGCTTCTCGTCAGTGTACATGGACTTGGACTTgtctcctcctcatcatcatcatgatCAGCAAATGCCTGATTCAAGAGCGTGCCATGGACATGCGACAACCTCAGCATTCCCCGCCCTTCTCccgcagcagcaggaggagggcATCAAGCCAAGCACCTTGCTCGACTTGGCATGGCTGCATTACGACTTCCTCGAGTCAAAAGGCAGTGGCGAAGACGGCGGCTTGCTCTTCGACATGGGTCTGGATGAAGAACATGACCGTGAGCAGCTCGTGGAAGCTGCAGGATTGATGGATGACAACTTTGGAGCCTCGAGCGGCGTAGTTGTTCAAGGTGGAAACTACTGCGACGCTCAGGCCTTCTGA
- the LOC121974687 gene encoding vacuolar protein sorting-associated protein 25-like, translating to MQKLGDFKLPQFFNYLPFFTLQPVKETRDNQVKLWKELILGYCRSQRIFVIGLEEDLPLFSNPVIERSLSHEAREVFLSAMVNEGRAEWMDKGHKKCLLLWLRIQEWADYILNFVKENGFEGSVMTIEEIRSGIETRGTGSETTRAER from the exons ATGCAGAAATTAGGAGACTTTAAGCTTCCTCAGTTCTTCAACTACCTGCCCTTCTTCAC TTTGCAGCCTGTGAAGGAAACACGTGATAATCAAGTGAAGCTATGGAAAGAGCTGATACTTGGCTACTGCAGAAGTCAAAGGATATTTGTGATAGGATTAGAAGAAGATTTGCCTCTTTTTTCTAATCCTGTAATTGAAA GATCTTTAAGCCATGAGGCAAGGGAGGTATTTCTTTCTGCTATGGTAAATGAAG GTCGTGCAGAATGGATGGACAAAGGTCATAAGAAATGTCTTCTACTTTGGTTAAGAATCCaagagtgggctgattatattttGAACTTT GTTAAAGAAAATGGGTTTGAGGGCAGTGTCATGACTATCGAAGAAATACGGTCGGGGATTGAAACTCGTGGCACTG GCTCTGAAACTACTCGAGCAGAAAGGTAA
- the LOC121974688 gene encoding GDP-mannose 4,6 dehydratase 1-like: MASHESNNGANENKEKAHAASAVPRSIPGDQRKVALITGITGQDGSYLTEFLLGKGYEVHGLIRRSSNFNTSRLDHLYVDPHNAAKARMKLHYADLSDASSLRRWVDALLPDEVYNLAAQSHVAVSFEIPDYTADVVATGALRLLEAVRCSPKAARYYQAGSSEMFGSTPPPQSETSPFHPRSPYAAAKVAAHWYTVNYREAYGVFACNGILFNHESPRRGENFVTRKITRAVGRIRLGLQTKIFLGNLSAARDWGFAGDYVEAMWMMLQQEEAGDYVVATEESHTVEEFLQAAFGYVGLDWKEHVVIDPRYFRPAEVDSLKGDSSKARKALGWKPKVGFPELVKMMVDQDVEIAKREKVLADAGYIDAHQQP; the protein is encoded by the coding sequence ATGGCGTCCCATGAATCCAACAACGGCGCCAACGAAAACAAGGAGAAGGCCCATGCCGCTTCCGCGGTCCCAAGGTCGATTCCCGGCGATCAGCGGAAGGTTGCCCTGATCACCGGGATCACGGGGCAGGACGGATCGTACCTGACGGAGTTCCTGCTGGGGAAGGGGTACGAGGTGCACGGCCTCATCCGCCGCTCCTCCAACTTCAACACTTCCCGCCTAGATCACCTCTACGTCGACCCCCACAACGCCGCCAAGGCTCGGATGAAGCTTCACTATGCCGATCTCTCCGACGCCTCATCCCTCCGCCGCTGGGTCGACGCCCTCCTCCCCGACGAGGTCTACAACCTCGCCGCTCAGTCCCATGTCGCCGTCTCCTTCGAGATCCCCGACTACACCGCCGACGTCGTCGCCACCGGCGCCCTCCGCCTCCTCGAGGCCGTCCGGTGTTCCCCCAAGGCCGCCCGCTACTACCAGGCAGGATCTTCGGAGATGTTCGGCTCCACGCCGCCGCCCCAGTCGGAGACCTCCCCCTTCCACCCGCGATCCCCCTACGCGGCCGCCAAGGTTGCCGCCCACTGGTACACCGTCAACTACCGCGAGGCCTACGGGGTCTTCGCCTGCAACGGCATCCTCTTCAACCACGAGAGCCCCCGCCGCGGCGAGAACTTTGTGACCCGCAAGATCACCCGCGCCGTCGGCCGGATCCGCCTCGGCCTCCAGACGAAGATCTTCCTCGGGAACCTGTCAGCCGCCCGGGACTGGGGCTTCGCCGGCGACTACGTGGAGGCGATGTGGATGATGCTGCAGCAGGAGGAGGCGGGGGACTACGTGGTGGCGACGGAGGAGTCCCACACGGTGGAGGAGTTCCTGCAGGCGGCGTTCGGCTACGTGGGACTGGATTGGAAGGAGCACGTGGTGATCGATCCCCGGTACTTCCGGCCTGCGGAGGTGGACAGCCTGAAGGGCGACTCGAGCAAGGCGAGGAAGGCGCTGGGGTGGAAGCCCAAGGTGGGGTTCCCGGAGCTGGTTAAGATGATGGTGGACCAAGACGTGGAGATCGCCAAGAGGGAGAAGGTGCTCGCCGACGCCGGATATATCGACGCCCACCAGCAGCCCTAG
- the LOC121974689 gene encoding uncharacterized protein LOC121974689, with product MASRGLTFSIAIAVAVVTVMISMEATAAQRNNNNNGRGRGNGRGKGFLDPASTHYIVLDPRSATGQERFFCLARGRCHYQIIDCPAQCPQRKPRRNRRVKGCFADCSSRCETTCRRRLPNCRGYGSVCYDPRFVGGDGQMFYFHGAKGGNFSLVSDEQFQINAHFIGWRPEGRSRDFTWVQSLAVIFDSHVLVVAAKPVAKWDDRLDALAVLWDGEEVDLPADGDAEWRRALPESNGEEIDEIIEVGQREVVVERTADRNSAKVTVSGLVEMDVKVVPITAEEDRAHNYLLPPGDAFAHLEMQFQFKRLTEKVEGVLGQTYRPGYVSPVKKGVAMPMMGGEDKYQLPSFLSTTCAKCIYRPAAGVVDVAQY from the exons ATGGCGTCCAGGGGCTTGACGTTTTCTATTGCGATCGCGGTCGCGGTCGTGACCGTGATGATCTCCATGGAGGCCACGGCGGCGCAgaggaacaacaacaacaatggCAGAGGCCGGGGAAACGGGCGAGGCAAGGGGTTTCTCGACCCAGCCTCCACCCACTACATCGTCCTCGACCCGAGGAGCGCCACCGGCCAGGAGCGTTTCTTCTGCCTCGCTCGCGGCCGCTGCCACTACCAAATCATCGACTGCCCTGCCCAGTGCCCCCAGCGCAAGCCCCGCCGCAACCGCCGCGTCAAGGGCTGCTTCGCCGACTGCAGCAGCCGCTGCGAGACCACCTGCAGAA GACGACTTCCCAATTGCAGGGGCTATGGCTCTGTTTGCTACGACCCCCGGTTCGTGGGCGGTGACGGCCAAATGTTCTACTTCCACGGCGCCAAGGGCGGCAACTTCTCGCTCGTCTCCGACGAGCAGTTCCAGATCAACGCCCACTTCATCGGGTGGCGGCCGGAGGGGCGCTCCCGCGACTTCACCTGGGTGCAGTCCCTCGCCGTCATATTCGACTCTCACGTGCTGGTCGTGGCCGCAAAGCCCGTCGCAAAGTGGGACGACCGCCTCGACGCGCTCGCCGTCCTCTGGGACGGCGAGGAGGTAGATCTCCCTGCCGACGGAGACGCAGAGTGGCGCCGCGCGCTGCCGGAGtcgaatggagaagaaatcgatGAGATTATTGAAGTGGGTCAGCGGGAGGTTGTGGTGGAGAGGACGGCGGACAGGAATAGCGCGAAGGTGACGGTCTCGGGGCTGGTGGAGATGGACGTCAAGGTGGTGCCGATAACGGCGGAGGAAGACAGAGCACACAATTACCTGCTGCCGCCGGGAGACGCGTTCGCGCACCTGGAAATGCAGTTCCAATTCAAGCGACTGACGGAGAAGGTGGAGGGGGTTTTGGGGCAGACGTACCGGCCGGGCTACGTGAGCCCGGTGAAGAAGGGGGTGGCGATGCCAATGATGGGCGGCGAGGACAAGTACCAGCTTCCGTCCTTCCTCTCCACCACTTGCGCCAAGTGCATTTACCGTCCGGCCGCTGGCGTCGTCGACGTGGCGCAATACTGa